ACTATATGCCAATGGTTGATCTTTATCAACCATTTCCATTTCCGGGGTTCGGCGGGTTGCCCGCAGGGCCTCGCTCCTGCGGCGCCGAGCCCTCGCCCTGCTTTGCCGAGTCATGCCCCGACCTGACTCCCGCCCCGACCTGACTCCCGCCCCGACCTGACTCCCGCCCACCCAACCGCACCGATCGACGTTCAAGCACCGAATATCTCGGAATCGGGGTGCTTGAGCGTCGATCGGTGGGTCTGTCCGATAAACGGTGTGTGGGATCCGGCGGTTTTCATTCGTGAGTGGTTTTCTCGAACCGTCCGGCGAAGGTGATCGCGAACGCGTTCAGCGCGGGCTTCCACCTCATCACCCAGCGTGCCCTTCCGCCGCCAGTCGGGTCAAGCGACCGCGTCACGAGGTAGAGACATTTCAGCGCGGCGGCCTCGTTGGGAAAGTGCCCCCGAGCTCTCACGGCGCGCCGATAGCGAGCGTTGATTGACTCGATCGCGTTGGTCGTGCAGATCACCCGCCGGATCTCGACGTCATACTCGAGGAACGGCACGAACTCCGCCCAGCTGTTCTTCCAGAGCTGCACGATCGCCGGATACCGTCCGCCCCACTCGGCGGCGAACTCCTCGAACCGATCCTTCGCCGCCTGCTCCGACGGGGCCGTGTAGACGGGTTTGAGGGAACGGACGATCGCGTCGCGGTGTTGCCGCCCGGCGTAGCGGAAGCTGTTGCGGATCAGATGGACGATGCACTGCTGGACGACCGTTTGCTCCCAAGTGGTGTTGATCGCCTCCGGGAGACCCTTCAGCCCGTCGCAGACCGCGATGAGCACGTCCTCGACACCCCGGTTCTTCAGCTCGGTGAACACCTGCAGCCAGAACCTCGCACCCTCCTGACCGTCACCGGCCCAGATGCCGAGGATGTCGCGTTCCCCGTTCACGGTGACGCCCATCACGACATAGAACGGGGTGTTCCTCACCTGCCCGTCACGGACCTTCACCACGATCGCGTCGACGAAGATCACCGGGTAGAGCGCATCCAACGGCCTGCTCGACCATTCGGCGAGTTCCCCGGCGACCTTCTCGGTGATCCGGCTGATCGTGTCCTTGGAGACCTTCGCCCCATAGACCTCGTCGAAATGCGCAGCGATCTCACCGGTCGTCAACCCCCGAGCGGAAAGGGACAGAACGATCTGATCGATGCCGTCCAGTCGGCGTTTCCGCTTGGGGACGATCACCGGCTCGAACGACCCGTCTCGATCTCGCGGGACTTCGATCTCGACGGGGCCGATCTCTGTCAGCACCGTCTTGACCCGCGTCCCGTTACGCATGTTCTCGCCGATTGGGGTCCCGCCGTGCTCGTGGCCGAGGTGCTCGGTCAACTCGGCATTCAGCGCGGTCTCGAGGACGTTCTTCGTGAGCTGGCTGAGCAGGCCGCCCGGCCCCGTCAGGCTCACGCCCTGCTCCTTCGCCTGCGCGAGCAAGCGTTCTGCGAGTTCTTTCTGATCGATGATCTCCCCGGTCACGGGATCAATCATCTCGTCGTCAACAACGACAGTGGTCGTGTCAGCCACGGCCATCTCCTTTCGGATCAGGCCGGACCCTCACACACCATTATTCAGACAGTCCCCGATCGGTGGCGGGCGGGGTGAGGCGAGGCGTGCGAGAGAAGGGGGAAGGAAGGGGAAGGAGGGAAGGGGGGAGCAAGGGGATGGATGGAAGGAAGGAAGGAAGGAGAGAGGCCGGGACAGAGGAGAGGGAAATGATCGAGGAGGGAGAGGGGCGATCTTGGGGGCGAGGGACGATGAGCAAGGGGTCGCGGTGCAGGAGGATCGGATAGAGGAGATCCGGGTCGGGTGGGGACTCGGGTGTGGTCGGAATGGAGGACGCCGGCGCGGTCACCCTCCACCTCCAACTCCTTTCGCTCCCCTTTTCCACACAACCGCACCGATCGACGTTCAAGCGCCGAAGATCCCGGAATCGGGGTGTTTGAACGTCGATCGGTGCCGGAATCGGGCCGATAGAGGGGGATCGGAAGGGAAAGGAGGAGGGAAAACTTCCGTCTCCTTCCGCTCCTCTTCTCTGCCCAACCGCACCGATCGACGTTCGCGCACCGAAGATCCCGGAATCGGGGTGCTGGAACGTCGATCGGTGCGGTTGTGGGGCGACAAGGGTGTAGGACGAGGCGTGCGGGAGAGGGAGAGGACGAGGGGGAGAAGAGGAGAGGAAGGGAAGGGAAGGGAAGGGAAGGACGAGGGAGCGAGGAAGGAAGGAAGGGAGGAAGGAACGAAGGAAGGAACGAAGGAAGGAACGAAGGAAGGAACGAAGGAAGAGAGGGAGGGAGGAAGAAAGGAAGAGCGAGGGCATCGGTGCAGAGGGAGGCGATCGGGGGAGGCGAGGCGCGAGTGCGCGATAAGGCAGAATAAGACGTATGACTCTCGAGAGCGGCAGCATCACGATCGGCGTCATCGGAGGCGGCCAGCTCGCCCGCATGATGGTGCCCCCGGCGATCCACCTCGGGCTGCGCATCAGCGTGCTCGCCGAGGCCGAGGGATCGAGCGCGGCCCGCGCCGCCGACGCGGTGGGCGATTACCGGGATCCCGAGACCGTTTACGCGTTCTCCGACACCGTCGACGTGGTCACGTTCGATCACGAGCACGTGCCCGGCGAGATCCTGCGCGAACTCGAGCGGCGCGGCGTCGCCCTGCACCCCCGTCCCGACGCGCTGCAGTACGCGCAGGACAAGATCCTGATGCGCGAGAAGCTCGGCGAGCTGGGTGTGCCCGTTCCCGCGTGGGCCGCGGTCGAGGACGAGGGCGAGCTGCAGGCATTCATCGACGCGCACGGCGGTCGCGCCGTCGTGAAGACCGCCCGCGGCGGCTACGACGGTAAGGGCGTGCGGGTCGTGAGCAACGCGGTCGAGGTGCGCGACTGGTTCACGGCGCTCGCCGAAGACGGGCGGGGCGGCCGGCTGCTCGTCGAGGAGCTCGTCGATTTCACTCGCGAGCTGTCGCAGCTGGTGGCGCGCAGGCCGGGCGGCGAGACCCGCACCTGGCCGGTCGTCGAGACGATCCAGCGCGACGGCGTCTGCACCGAGGTGCTCGCCCCCGCCCCGGTGCAGCGCCACGAGACGCTCGACGAGGCCGCGCGCATCGGCAGTGCGGTCGCCGAGGGCGTCGGCGTGACCGGTGTGCTCGCCGTCGAGATGTTCGAGACCCGCGACGGCCGTGTGCTCGTCAACGAGCTGGCGATGCGCCCCCACAACTCGGGCCACTTCTCGATCGAGGGATCCGTCACCAGCCAGTTCGAGCAGCATCTGCGCGCGGTGGCCGACCTGCCGCTCGGCGATACCTCGATGACAGCGCCCGCCGCGGTGATGGTCAACGTGCTCGGCGGCCCGGCGGATGGGCCGATGCCCGTGCGCTACGCCGAGGCGTTCGCGGCGCATCCGCGCGCGAAGATCCACAGCTACGACAAGCAGCCCCGGCCGGGCCGCAAGGTGGGCCACGTCACGGTGACCGGGGAGTCCCTCGACGCCGCGCTCGCCGAGGCGCGAGCCGCTGCGGCCGCGTTCGCCTGAGCCGGTTCCGCCCGCCCCGCGTCACGCCGTTCCCTCCCGAGGCGCCTTCGCTCACGGCGAGCCCGTCGAGCGGTGGATCGCCGGAGGATCGCGCAGCCGCGCTGGAAGCTGATTCGTTCGACGCTGGGTCCACCGCGCGACGGGCGGGCTCTCGGGCGACCTGGCAGAGCCTGCTGGATCCGGCGGGCGGGCCGCTTGCAGGCCGGGAGCCGGCTGATCCGGCGGAGCGGACAGGATAGGGCGGATCCGGCTGAGCGGGCAGGATGGGACGGGCCCGGCGGAGCGAGCAGGATCCGGCGGAGCCGGCAGCAGAACCCGGCGCGCCGCGGCGATACGATGGAACCCATGAGCGATACCTCGGCAGCGCCCCTCGTCGGCGTGATCATGGGCAGCGACAGCGACTACTCGGTCATGGGCGACGCGGTGCAGGTGCTGCGAGACTTCGGCGTCCCGAACGAGGTCGAGGTGGTGAGCGCTCACCGCACCCCCGACAAGATGGTGAATTACGCGCGCGAGGCGGCTGCCCGCGGCCTGCGGGTCATCATCGCCGGCGCCGGCGGTGCGGCGCACCTGCCCGGCATGGTGGCGTCGATGACGACGCTGCCGGTCGTCGGAGTTCCGGTGCCGCTCGCGAAACTCGACGGTCTCGACTCGCTGCTGTCGATCGTGCAGATGCCCGGCGGCATTCCCGTGGCCACGGTGAGCATCGGCGGGGCGAAGAACGCCGGGCTGCTCGCGGCCCGCATCCTCGGCGCGACCGATCCTGCGATCGCGCAGCAGCTCGCCGACTACGCGCAAGAGCTGACCGACATGGTCGAGACGAAGAACGCGGCGCTGCAGGCGCGCATCGCCTCCGAGTAGTCGGCGCGGGTGCGGAGATCGTGGCGCAGGGGTCGGACGCCGGAGCGTCTTCCGGCGACCGCGATCCCCGCGACGGCGACGGCCCCGCGAGTCCCTCCGACCCGCGAGCGGAGGTCGGCACGCCCCGCTACCGGCGGGCGCTGATCGCGCTGTTCTGCGCGGGCGTCGCGACGTTCGCGCAGATGTATTCCCCGCAGGGCATACTGCCGGATCTCGCGCAGGACTTCGGCGTCACCGCCGGGGAGTCGTCGTGGGCGGTGGGCGCCGCCACTATCGGAGTCGCACTCGGTGTGCTGCCCTGGGCGAGGCTCTCCGACCGGATCGGCCGCGTGCGCGCCATGCGCATCGCGATGTCCGCGGCGATGGTGGTGGGCCTTGTGACCCCCTTCATCCCGCATTTCGCGTGGTTCGTCGCGGCCCGCTTCGTCGAGGGGCTGCTGCTCGCCGGGCTCGCGGCGATCGCGGTCACCGCCATCGCCGAGACGGTGCACCCGCGAGCGCTCGGCACCGCGGTCGGCACCTACATCGCGGGCACGACGATCGGCGGCCTCGTCGGTCGCATCCTCGCAGCCACGGCGGCCGAGCCGAGCGACTGGCGGTGGGGGATGGGCGCCGTCGCACTGCTCGCCGCCGCGTCGACGCTCGTGTTCCTGGTGCGCATCCCGCCCACGGCGGTGCCGCCGAGGGGAGGCCTTCGGATCCTGCCCGCCACCCTCGCGAATCTGCGCACGCCCGGCGTCATGGTGCTCGTGGCCCAGGCGTTCCTGCTGATGGGCGGCTTCGTGGCCTCCTACAACTACCTCGCCTTCCGGCTGCAGCACGAGCCGTTCGGGCTCTCGCTGGCGCAGGCCTCGTGGATCTTCCTCGCCTATCTCGCCGGCGCGGCCTCGTCGCGCTGGGTGTGGCGGGCGACCCGCCGGATCCCGCCGACGGGCACCCTGCTCGGCTGCGCAGCCATCATGGTGGCGGGGCTCGCGCTGACGGTGGCCGCCTGGCTGCCCGCCGTGATCCTCGGACTCGTGCTCTTCACCGGCGCCTTCTTCGCGGCGCACACCGTCGCGAGCGGTCTCATCGACCGGCGGGCGGGGGCGGGGCGCAGTCTCGCGCCGCCGCTCTACAACCTCGGGTACTACGCCGGATCGAGTGTGCTCGGCTGGCTCGGCGGCGTCGCGTTCGGCGCGGGCGGCTGGTGGGCCACCGCGGGCTTCGTCGCCTCTGCGACGCTGCTGTCGGCGCTGATCGCGTGGCTCTACGCGCGCTCTCGCGGCGGCATCGCGGCCGTGGACGCGCGCTGAGCGAGTCTTCAGAGGTTGGCGTGGGTCTCCCACAGCTGCCACGCGGCGCTGCGCCAGCTGAAGCCGCGCCCGCGGTCGCAGGCGAGCACCGAGAGCTGCGCGAGCGCGTCGGTGTCGCGGAAGAGACGGCTGTACTCTGCGGCGAACGGCCCGGAGGCGTCGGCTGCGACGCCGGCGTCGAGCACCAGCTCGGCGGTGGCCTCCTGATCGGCGTGCAGCACCGGCACTCCGGCGCCGAGCGCGCCGAGCACGGTGTAACCCGTGCCCGAGTAGGTCTGGGGCTGCAGCAGCAGCGAGGCGCCGGCCAGGACGGCGCCCACGTCGGCGAGCTCGCGGGGGCGCACCACCACGACGCGGTCGCGCAGCTCGTCGGGCACGGCCGGCTCTCCGGCGCCGTTCTCGTCGCGATGCTCCTTCGACGGCGGTCGCGGGTCGAGGCCATCGAGCACGACGAGGTGGGGCAGCGAAGGATCGGTGCGCAGCGCGTCGAACAGCCACTCGAGGCGGCCGAACTCGCCGGGCATCGCGGTGGTGAGGGCGTAGCGCTCGGGCAGTTCGAGCGCAGCGCGGCGCTCGGCAGCGTCGTCGCCAGCGACGTACTCGGAGGGCGGCGCGAGGGGGAGCACCTGCACGCGCAGATGCTCGCCGTACTGCCGCTGGAGCACTCGGGCGGTGGCGTGGGTGGGGGTGAGCAGCACGTCGGCCAGCTTGACGGCGCGGCGGGCGAACGCGGGGAAGAGGCGCGCCTGCGCCCCGCCGAGCAGCGCCGGGGCCTCCCACGCGAGGCTGTGGGGGATGGTGACCGAGGTCTGCGAGCCGTCGTCCTCGCCGCGCGAGCGCAGCGGCAGCATCGGGGTGAGCGAGTGCACGAACTCGCCGTCGAGCGGCCGCGCGGTGGTGCCGCTCTGCCAGACGTAGGGGAGCATGCTCGCGCGCATGGGGAGCTGCTCGACGCGGATCACCGGCGAGCTGAACTCGGGCTTCTCGGTGCCCCGGGCGATGAGGTAGCGCGCACTGCAGCTGCGGGGGGCCGTTGCGGCGACCGCGTTCGCGAGATCGCGGGCGGCGGCGGCCTGAGCGGCTGCCTCCCAGTCGGGGAACGGCTCGGCGATGAGGGTGAGCATGGCCATGCGTTCTCCCCTCGGTGTAGCCTGACCGCCGCCGTTCGGCGCGCGCCTGCGACACATTGTATTTGAGTGCTCCCCGGGAGAAGCCGGGAGAGCGTCGATGAGTTGCGCTTCAGGCGTCGCCGTAATCGAAATGTGACCTTCCCGGGTTCCTGGCGGCTTCCCGCCGTTCCGGCCCAGTACCCTAGTGGGCATGCGAGTATTGCTGACCGGCGGCGCCGGATATATCGGGTCGCACACCGCCCTGGTGCTGGTGGAGCGGGGGCACGAGGTCGTCGTGCTCGACGATTTCTCGAACAGCAGCCCCGAGGCCGTGCGTCGTGTGGAGCAGCTCGCCGGGCGCGAGATCCCCGTCATCCAGGCGGATCTCGCCGATCGCGCGGCGGCCGCCGCTGCGCTCGACGGCGTCGACTTCGACGCCGTCATCCACTTCGCCGGGCTCAAAGCCGTCGGCGAGTCGGTGGCCCAGCCCACCCGCTACTACCGGGTGAACATCGACTCGACGCTCGTGCTGCTCGACCTGATGCGCGAGCGGGGGGTCGAGAAGCTGGTGTTCAGCTCGTCGGCCACCGTGTACGGCGATCCCGACGTGGCCCCCATCGACGAGTCGCACCGCGCGGGCGTGGGCCTCACCAACCCCTACGGGTGGTCGAAATTCATGAACGAGCAGATCATCCGGGACACCCACCGGGCCTGGCCCGAGCTGGGTGCGGTGCTGCTGCGCTACTTCAACCCGGTCGGCGCGCACCCCTCGGGGCGCATCGGCGAGGATCCGTCGGGCATCCCGAACAATCTCATGCCGTTCATCGCCCAGGTCGCCGTCGGCAAGCGCAAGCGCCTCAGCGTGTTCGGCGACGGCTACCCGACCCCCGACGGCACGGGCGTGCGCGACTACATCCACGTGATGGACCTCGCCGAGGGGCACGTGGCGGCGCTCGAGCGCATCGGCGCGGGCGTCGAGACCTACAACCTCGGCTCCGGCGTCGGGTCGAGCGTGCTCGAGGTGGTGCGCGCGTTCGAGCAGGCCTCGGGCCGGCCGGTGCCGTACGAGGTGGCGCCGCCGCGACCGGGCGACGTCGCCGAGGTGGTGGCCGATCCCCGTCGCGCGAACGAGCGCCTCGGGTGGAGCACGACTCGCAGCCTCGCAGAGGCCTGCCGGGACGCGTGGGCGTGGCAGTCTGCGAATCCGGGCGGCTACGGCGCATGACCCTCGATCTCGAACGGCCGCTGCGCCACCCCGGCCTCGCCGAGGGTCCGCTGATGAGCAAGCGGGCGCGGTGGCTCGTGGTGCTCGGGTTCCTGCTGCCGGGCAGCGCGCAGGTGCTCGCGGGCAATCGCAGGCTGGGGCGGCTCGGCCTCGTCGCCACGTTCCTGCTCATCGCGGGAGGCGTCGCGGCGCTGCTCGGCCTGATGCTGGCGCGGGTGCCGACGCTGTCGTTCTTCACGAACGGCGTCGTGCTGCTCGTGGTGCAGGTGCTGCTGTTCGCGTACGCGGTGCTGTGGCTGGTGCTCGGCTTCGACACGCTTCGGCTGACCCGGCTCGTGCGCGTGCCCGGCAACTGGCGGGTGCCGGTGGCGGCGCTCTCGGTGCTGCTCACGATCGTGCCGGTCGCCGGTGCGGCGTGGGCCGGCACGGCGGTGGGCGCCGGGCGGAGCCTGCTGGGCGACCTCTTCCAGGGCGCGCCGGCGGTCGAACCGGTCGACGGCCGCTACAACATCCTGCTGCTCGGCGCCGACGCGGGCGCCGACAGAGAGGGTCTGCGCCCCGACAGCATCTCGCTCGTGAGCGTCGACGCGAAGACGGGGCAGTCGGTGATCATTGGCCTGCCGCGCGAGCTCAAAGGCGCCCCGTTCCCCGAGACGTCGCCGCTCGCCGAGATCTACCCGTACGGCTATTGCGACGAGGTGAACAATTACGAGGTCGTCGACGGCGGCGGCTACTACTGCTTCACCACGGGCAATCTGAACTCGCTCATCACCGAGCTCGAGGATTCGGGATCGCCGTCGTACGACGGCATGTACGCGAGCG
The genomic region above belongs to Leucobacter muris and contains:
- a CDS encoding glycosyltransferase family protein, whose translation is MAMLTLIAEPFPDWEAAAQAAAARDLANAVAATAPRSCSARYLIARGTEKPEFSSPVIRVEQLPMRASMLPYVWQSGTTARPLDGEFVHSLTPMLPLRSRGEDDGSQTSVTIPHSLAWEAPALLGGAQARLFPAFARRAVKLADVLLTPTHATARVLQRQYGEHLRVQVLPLAPPSEYVAGDDAAERRAALELPERYALTTAMPGEFGRLEWLFDALRTDPSLPHLVVLDGLDPRPPSKEHRDENGAGEPAVPDELRDRVVVVRPRELADVGAVLAGASLLLQPQTYSGTGYTVLGALGAGVPVLHADQEATAELVLDAGVAADASGPFAAEYSRLFRDTDALAQLSVLACDRGRGFSWRSAAWQLWETHANL
- a CDS encoding LCP family protein, whose product is MTLDLERPLRHPGLAEGPLMSKRARWLVVLGFLLPGSAQVLAGNRRLGRLGLVATFLLIAGGVAALLGLMLARVPTLSFFTNGVVLLVVQVLLFAYAVLWLVLGFDTLRLTRLVRVPGNWRVPVAALSVLLTIVPVAGAAWAGTAVGAGRSLLGDLFQGAPAVEPVDGRYNILLLGADAGADREGLRPDSISLVSVDAKTGQSVIIGLPRELKGAPFPETSPLAEIYPYGYCDEVNNYEVVDGGGYYCFTTGNLNSLITELEDSGSPSYDGMYASAVSQGSSPGIEATKDAVTGITGLQVQFYVLVNMDGFSAMIDALGGVTMNVQEPLPIGGRIDEYSGELVNVDAWIEPGEQRLDGYHAQWYARSRYGSANGDYDRMARQRELQAAILAQMNPANVLLRFQEVAAAGTQLVETDIPESMLGRFVDLAAKAREHTPVNVELVPPAVDPELPEYGIIHQLVAEGVAAASPQEEPAE
- the purE gene encoding 5-(carboxyamino)imidazole ribonucleotide mutase, translated to MSDTSAAPLVGVIMGSDSDYSVMGDAVQVLRDFGVPNEVEVVSAHRTPDKMVNYAREAAARGLRVIIAGAGGAAHLPGMVASMTTLPVVGVPVPLAKLDGLDSLLSIVQMPGGIPVATVSIGGAKNAGLLAARILGATDPAIAQQLADYAQELTDMVETKNAALQARIASE
- a CDS encoding 5-(carboxyamino)imidazole ribonucleotide synthase, with amino-acid sequence MTLESGSITIGVIGGGQLARMMVPPAIHLGLRISVLAEAEGSSAARAADAVGDYRDPETVYAFSDTVDVVTFDHEHVPGEILRELERRGVALHPRPDALQYAQDKILMREKLGELGVPVPAWAAVEDEGELQAFIDAHGGRAVVKTARGGYDGKGVRVVSNAVEVRDWFTALAEDGRGGRLLVEELVDFTRELSQLVARRPGGETRTWPVVETIQRDGVCTEVLAPAPVQRHETLDEAARIGSAVAEGVGVTGVLAVEMFETRDGRVLVNELAMRPHNSGHFSIEGSVTSQFEQHLRAVADLPLGDTSMTAPAAVMVNVLGGPADGPMPVRYAEAFAAHPRAKIHSYDKQPRPGRKVGHVTVTGESLDAALAEARAAAAAFA
- the galE gene encoding UDP-glucose 4-epimerase GalE encodes the protein MRVLLTGGAGYIGSHTALVLVERGHEVVVLDDFSNSSPEAVRRVEQLAGREIPVIQADLADRAAAAAALDGVDFDAVIHFAGLKAVGESVAQPTRYYRVNIDSTLVLLDLMRERGVEKLVFSSSATVYGDPDVAPIDESHRAGVGLTNPYGWSKFMNEQIIRDTHRAWPELGAVLLRYFNPVGAHPSGRIGEDPSGIPNNLMPFIAQVAVGKRKRLSVFGDGYPTPDGTGVRDYIHVMDLAEGHVAALERIGAGVETYNLGSGVGSSVLEVVRAFEQASGRPVPYEVAPPRPGDVAEVVADPRRANERLGWSTTRSLAEACRDAWAWQSANPGGYGA
- a CDS encoding IS256 family transposase; amino-acid sequence: MIDPVTGEIIDQKELAERLLAQAKEQGVSLTGPGGLLSQLTKNVLETALNAELTEHLGHEHGGTPIGENMRNGTRVKTVLTEIGPVEIEVPRDRDGSFEPVIVPKRKRRLDGIDQIVLSLSARGLTTGEIAAHFDEVYGAKVSKDTISRITEKVAGELAEWSSRPLDALYPVIFVDAIVVKVRDGQVRNTPFYVVMGVTVNGERDILGIWAGDGQEGARFWLQVFTELKNRGVEDVLIAVCDGLKGLPEAINTTWEQTVVQQCIVHLIRNSFRYAGRQHRDAIVRSLKPVYTAPSEQAAKDRFEEFAAEWGGRYPAIVQLWKNSWAEFVPFLEYDVEIRRVICTTNAIESINARYRRAVRARGHFPNEAAALKCLYLVTRSLDPTGGGRARWVMRWKPALNAFAITFAGRFEKTTHE
- a CDS encoding MFS transporter, whose product is MAQGSDAGASSGDRDPRDGDGPASPSDPRAEVGTPRYRRALIALFCAGVATFAQMYSPQGILPDLAQDFGVTAGESSWAVGAATIGVALGVLPWARLSDRIGRVRAMRIAMSAAMVVGLVTPFIPHFAWFVAARFVEGLLLAGLAAIAVTAIAETVHPRALGTAVGTYIAGTTIGGLVGRILAATAAEPSDWRWGMGAVALLAAASTLVFLVRIPPTAVPPRGGLRILPATLANLRTPGVMVLVAQAFLLMGGFVASYNYLAFRLQHEPFGLSLAQASWIFLAYLAGAASSRWVWRATRRIPPTGTLLGCAAIMVAGLALTVAAWLPAVILGLVLFTGAFFAAHTVASGLIDRRAGAGRSLAPPLYNLGYYAGSSVLGWLGGVAFGAGGWWATAGFVASATLLSALIAWLYARSRGGIAAVDAR